From one Luteolibacter sp. SL250 genomic stretch:
- a CDS encoding sulfatase: MTHPLIRRVSLLPALFALLGNGAFAEGKKPNIVFILADDLGYTDVSAYGSKYYETPNIDRLAKEGVKFTSGYTAGPNCQPTRAALLSGQYGPRTGVYTVGNIDRFNWQSRPLRPVDNLASLPLEKTTIAQSLKKAGYATALFGKWHLGESGEAHPSKRGFDEAIVASGKHFNFKTSPETAYPKGTYLADFLTDKAVDFIERHKDGPFFLYLPHYGVHSPLQAKPELVAKFKDKAASGGHKDPVYAAMIASVDESVGRIAAKLDELGLSENTLIVFTSDNGGVGGYQREGIQAKDTTDNAPLRGGKGTLHEGGIRVPYVFRWKGVIPAGSVSETPIISVDLHPSLLELSGAPAPENQPLDGVSYVASLKDPSSTLKRDALFWHFPGYLGSGNDTWRTKPVSVVREGNLKLVENLEDRSLELYDLSSDLSEKNNLATAQPEKAASLLAKLNDWRKDVGAKFPTKNDPSEPAKAGKKGKKKKKSAADDE; the protein is encoded by the coding sequence ATGACCCATCCACTGATCCGCCGTGTTTCCCTGCTGCCCGCTCTTTTCGCCCTGCTGGGCAACGGGGCGTTCGCCGAAGGGAAGAAGCCCAACATCGTGTTCATCCTCGCCGACGACCTCGGCTACACGGATGTATCCGCCTACGGCAGCAAGTACTATGAAACCCCGAACATCGACCGGCTGGCAAAGGAGGGGGTGAAGTTCACCAGCGGCTACACCGCCGGACCGAACTGCCAGCCCACCCGGGCGGCCCTGCTTTCCGGACAATATGGCCCGCGCACCGGTGTTTATACCGTGGGCAACATCGACCGCTTCAACTGGCAGAGCCGCCCGCTGCGGCCGGTGGACAATCTGGCCTCGCTGCCGCTGGAGAAGACGACCATCGCCCAGTCTCTCAAGAAAGCGGGCTATGCCACCGCCCTGTTCGGCAAATGGCACCTCGGCGAATCCGGAGAGGCCCATCCGTCGAAGCGCGGGTTTGACGAGGCTATCGTCGCGTCCGGAAAGCATTTCAATTTCAAGACCTCCCCGGAGACGGCCTACCCGAAGGGCACCTACCTCGCGGATTTCCTGACGGACAAGGCGGTGGATTTCATCGAGCGGCACAAGGACGGGCCGTTCTTCCTCTACCTGCCGCACTACGGCGTCCATAGTCCTCTCCAGGCCAAGCCGGAGCTGGTGGCGAAGTTCAAGGACAAGGCGGCGAGCGGCGGGCACAAGGATCCGGTCTATGCGGCGATGATCGCCAGCGTGGACGAAAGCGTGGGCCGCATCGCCGCGAAGCTGGACGAGCTGGGGCTTTCAGAGAACACCCTCATCGTCTTCACCAGTGACAACGGCGGCGTGGGCGGCTACCAGCGCGAAGGCATCCAGGCAAAGGACACCACGGACAACGCCCCGTTGCGCGGCGGGAAAGGCACCCTCCATGAAGGGGGCATCCGCGTTCCCTACGTCTTCCGCTGGAAGGGTGTGATCCCTGCGGGCTCAGTTTCGGAAACGCCCATCATCTCGGTCGATCTACATCCGTCGCTGCTGGAGCTTTCCGGCGCTCCGGCTCCGGAGAACCAGCCGCTCGACGGGGTGAGCTACGTCGCTTCCCTGAAAGACCCCTCTTCCACCCTGAAGCGCGACGCCCTTTTCTGGCACTTCCCCGGCTATCTCGGCTCCGGGAACGACACTTGGCGGACGAAGCCGGTGAGCGTCGTCCGGGAGGGGAACCTGAAGCTCGTCGAGAATCTGGAGGACCGCTCGCTTGAGCTTTATGACCTCTCCTCCGACCTCAGCGAGAAGAACAACCTGGCCACCGCGCAACCGGAGAAGGCCGCGTCCCTGCTGGCGAAGCTCAACGACTGGCGGAAAGACGTCGGCGCAAAGTTCCCGACCAAGAACGATCCGTCCGAACCCGCGAAGGCCGGCAAGAAGGGCAAAAAGAAAAAGAAGTCTGCGGCGGATGATGAATGA
- a CDS encoding sulfatase-like hydrolase/transferase, whose protein sequence is MSRCHRRDFSPARRVGDMLNRHDTTKMKIPTSLLLLFSSVLPLAAQAKKNVLLIAVDDLKPLIGAYGDPHAKTPNIDRLAARGILFEHAYTNQAVCAPSRNSLLTGITPGTLGIYDLATNFRKAAPDAITLPQQFIRNGYRAEAVGKLYHSGHGNGDDAASWSVPHVKPSGKTYALDTSGPPEGTPRRKNGKAPRGAAVESADVPDDTYADGLTANEVIKRLEAAKERPDTPFFIGAGFIRPHLPFVAPKKYWDLYTRSDLKVAEYQKAPEGAPDAAMRPNGELSQYRGAENSGNLSEAQQLELIHGYYAATSYTDAQVGKLLDALDRLGLSENTIVVLWGDHGWHLGDHGLWAKHSNFEQATRIPFIISAPGVTAPGGKTKSLVQSIDLYPTLLELTGLPHPGSKPALEGKSLVPVLKDPAATVNEVVYQVYPRGPLIGRSLRTATHRLVEWKAPGAAPETAEWELYDYGTDPAETRNLVKDQPETVAALKPKLAALPEAKKQIKVTELEKETATKKPAAGRDRAKLFANRDKNHDGILSREEFLANQEDQTERFTRFDKNKDGSLSREEFISAGK, encoded by the coding sequence ATGAGCCGCTGCCACCGCCGTGACTTCAGCCCCGCCCGCCGGGTCGGTGACATGTTGAACCGCCACGATACCACCAAGATGAAAATACCCACCTCACTGCTGCTGCTGTTTTCCTCCGTACTCCCGCTTGCCGCGCAGGCGAAGAAGAACGTCCTTCTCATCGCCGTCGATGACCTGAAACCCCTCATCGGCGCGTATGGGGATCCCCACGCGAAGACGCCGAACATCGACCGTCTCGCCGCGCGTGGCATCCTCTTCGAGCACGCCTACACGAACCAAGCGGTCTGCGCCCCGTCCCGGAACTCGCTGCTCACCGGCATCACTCCGGGGACACTGGGCATCTATGATCTGGCGACGAATTTCCGCAAGGCGGCTCCGGATGCGATCACCCTGCCACAGCAGTTCATCAGGAACGGATACCGCGCGGAAGCGGTGGGGAAACTCTACCACTCCGGCCACGGCAATGGGGATGATGCGGCATCCTGGAGCGTCCCGCACGTAAAGCCGTCCGGAAAAACCTACGCGCTGGACACCAGCGGGCCACCGGAAGGCACACCCCGGCGGAAGAACGGCAAGGCCCCGCGTGGGGCGGCGGTGGAGTCCGCCGATGTGCCGGATGACACGTATGCCGACGGCCTCACCGCGAATGAAGTCATCAAGCGTCTGGAAGCCGCGAAGGAACGCCCGGACACCCCGTTCTTCATCGGCGCCGGCTTCATCCGTCCGCACCTGCCATTCGTCGCGCCCAAAAAATACTGGGATCTCTACACCCGCTCCGACCTGAAGGTGGCGGAATACCAGAAAGCTCCAGAGGGAGCGCCGGATGCCGCCATGCGGCCGAATGGCGAACTCTCCCAATACCGTGGCGCGGAGAACTCCGGGAACCTCTCGGAGGCCCAGCAACTGGAGCTCATCCATGGCTACTACGCCGCCACCAGCTACACCGACGCCCAGGTGGGCAAGCTGCTGGACGCGCTCGACCGTCTCGGGCTTTCGGAGAACACCATCGTTGTGCTCTGGGGCGACCACGGCTGGCACCTGGGCGACCATGGACTGTGGGCGAAGCACAGCAACTTCGAGCAGGCGACACGCATCCCCTTCATCATCTCGGCACCGGGTGTCACCGCACCGGGCGGCAAGACCAAGTCGCTCGTCCAGTCGATTGACCTGTATCCCACGCTGCTGGAGCTGACCGGATTGCCGCATCCAGGATCAAAGCCCGCGCTGGAAGGCAAAAGCCTGGTCCCCGTGCTGAAGGACCCCGCCGCTACGGTGAACGAGGTGGTCTATCAGGTCTATCCGCGCGGCCCGCTCATCGGACGCTCCCTGCGCACCGCGACCCACCGCCTGGTGGAGTGGAAAGCTCCCGGAGCCGCTCCGGAGACCGCGGAATGGGAACTCTACGACTACGGCACGGATCCGGCGGAGACCCGCAACCTCGTGAAGGATCAGCCGGAGACGGTGGCCGCACTGAAGCCGAAGCTGGCCGCACTGCCCGAGGCGAAGAAGCAGATCAAGGTCACCGAACTGGAGAAAGAGACCGCAACGAAGAAACCAGCCGCCGGCCGGGACCGGGCGAAACTTTTCGCCAACCGGGACAAGAACCATGACGGCATCCTGAGCCGCGAGGAGTTCCTGGCCAACCAGGAGGACCAGACGGAACGCTTCACCCGCTTTGACAAGAACAAGGATGGTTCGCTCTCCAGAGAGGAATTCATCTCCGCCGGAAAGTGA
- the queF gene encoding preQ(1) synthase gives MAERKDLDDLSLLGKSVRLPQSPDEAVLEVFPNHRPGRNYWITLNCPEFSSLCPVTGQPDSAKILIRYVPAQTCVETKSLKFYLASFRNQPSFNEEIVNRILDDLVKVMNPAQLIVRGEFAPRGGIQLTAEATYPDTAER, from the coding sequence ATGGCAGAACGCAAGGATCTCGATGACCTTTCCCTGTTGGGGAAATCCGTGAGGCTACCCCAGTCCCCCGATGAGGCGGTGCTGGAGGTGTTCCCGAACCATCGTCCGGGGCGGAACTACTGGATCACGCTGAACTGTCCGGAGTTTTCCTCCCTCTGCCCCGTCACCGGTCAGCCGGACAGCGCGAAGATCCTGATCCGCTACGTCCCGGCCCAGACCTGCGTGGAGACGAAGAGCCTGAAATTCTACCTGGCTTCCTTCCGCAACCAGCCGTCCTTCAACGAGGAGATCGTCAACCGGATCCTGGATGACCTGGTGAAGGTGATGAACCCGGCGCAACTGATCGTGCGGGGGGAATTCGCGCCGCGGGGCGGTATCCAGCTCACGGCGGAAGCGACCTACCCTGACACGGCGGAACGATGA
- the queC gene encoding 7-cyano-7-deazaguanine synthase QueC translates to MKVCVLLSGGMDSVTAFYHALAHHEVIGCLSFDYGSKHNHREIPFAKLHADRNGVAHHVVPLGFMDDLFTSDLLQSGGEIPEGHYAEENMKKTVVPFRNGIMLAIAAGYAESVEADGLVIAAHSGDHAIYPDCRESFMQGMATAIQEGTYARTELLRPFIDTDKTGIARIGRDLGIDFAETWSCYKGREIHCGVCGTCVERREAFLLAGIADPTIYESTPPLPAGPQT, encoded by the coding sequence ATGAAGGTGTGCGTGCTGCTGAGCGGGGGCATGGACTCGGTGACGGCGTTTTACCACGCGCTGGCGCACCATGAGGTCATCGGCTGCCTTTCGTTCGACTACGGCTCGAAGCACAACCACCGGGAGATCCCCTTCGCGAAGCTCCATGCGGACCGGAACGGCGTGGCCCACCATGTGGTGCCACTGGGTTTCATGGATGATCTTTTCACGTCCGACCTGCTGCAGTCCGGCGGCGAGATCCCGGAAGGGCACTACGCGGAGGAAAACATGAAGAAGACCGTGGTCCCGTTCCGCAACGGGATCATGCTGGCCATCGCGGCGGGGTATGCGGAGAGCGTGGAGGCGGACGGCCTCGTCATCGCGGCGCATTCCGGGGACCACGCCATCTACCCGGACTGCCGGGAAAGTTTCATGCAGGGGATGGCCACCGCGATCCAGGAGGGCACTTACGCCCGGACGGAGCTGCTGCGCCCGTTCATCGACACGGACAAGACGGGCATCGCCCGGATCGGGCGGGACCTGGGGATCGACTTCGCGGAAACGTGGTCGTGCTACAAGGGACGGGAGATCCACTGCGGCGTATGCGGGACCTGCGTGGAGCGCCGCGAGGCGTTCCTGCTGGCGGGGATCGCCGATCCGACGATCTACGAAAGCACGCCGCCGCTTCCGGCTGGGCCGCAGACTTAG